The Halobaculum sp. CBA1158 genome contains the following window.
TGAGACTCACTGACGCTCAGAATGGCAAACCGAGAATTCGAACCTTTATAACATAGACGAGAGAAGTCCGCGATGGAATGTCTGACCTCATCGTCAAAGCAGCCGTGAAGGACGCACTCTCTGACCAGAACGTCTCGGCAGATTTCTACGACGCCCTCAACGAAGAGGTCGCCGAACTGCTCGACGACGCCGCAAAGCGTGCTGAGGCCAACGACCGGAAGACGGTCCAGCCCCGCGACCTCTAATTCGGAAGGTACCACACCGACGCTCGAAGTCACTCCCCGTTTTAAGAGGGTTGTGACTGGAAGGTACTCCTATGAGTGTCACAGCCGAATCAATTCAAGTCGAGAATGTGGTCGCGTCGTCCGATATCGGTCAAGAACTCGATCTGGAAACGCTTTCTGAGGATTTAGGAGCCACCGACTACGATCCTGATAACTTCCCTGGACTCGTGTATCGGATGCATGATCCTAAAGCCGCAGCGCTCATTTTCCGCTCGGGGAAAGTCGTCTGTACGGGTGCAAAAAGCGTCGACGATGTGACGACTGCGTTGGAATACGTCTTCGACGAGCTCCGTGAATTGGGTGTCGATGTCGCTACCTCTCCAGATATCGAAATCCAGAATATTGTCTCAAGTGGGGACCTCGACCACACACTCAATTTGAATGCGATTGCGATCGGCCTAGGTCTCGAACACATCGAATACGAACCAGAGCAGTTCCCGGGGCTCGTCTACCGGCTTGACGACCCGGACGTCGTCGCACTCCTCTTCGGGAGTGGCAAGCTCGTCATCACGGGCGGAAAACAGCTTGACGATGCTGAACAAGCGCTTACAGTGATCGAAAACCGGCTCACTGACCTCGGGTTACTGGAGTAATTCAACGACACAGAACAGTTGGCAGGGTATACTGGCACTGGTGAGTACATTTTTGAATCTGCTCTCCCCGTGTTAAGTTAGTGCGATGGCTGATGCCGAACGGGAGGTAGATGATGTCCTGTCCGGGAATGTTCTTTCAGTCCAAGAGCTGAACGACCGAATTGCATCGGTCGTCCAGGACACGCCTGCCCTCAACGGCGTCCGCTGTATTGGCGAGGTCACGGATCTCCATCAGAACAGTACCGCCCTCTATTTCACCCTGACTGACGGCGACGCCGAGCTTCCCTGTATGCTCTGGGCGAACCGCTATCAGAAGATGGACGCTGACCTCGAGGACGGGACCGAGGTCATCCTCGAAGGCGATATCGACTACTGGACAGAGGGCGGGAAAATCGACCTCAAGCCGTGGGAGGTGATCGTCGTCGGCGACGGCGATCAAGCAGCTGCCGTCGAGCGACTACGAAGCGAACTCGAAGAGCGTGGCTGGTTCGACGACGAGCAGAAACAGCGCCCGCCGGCGTTCCCAGAGCGGGTTGGGGTCGTAACCTCCCTCCGTGGCGATGCCCGCTATGACATCCAGAACGCGATCCACGAACAGGACCCTACCGTCGACATCCTGGTGAAGGACGCCACCGTCCAAGGGTCGGAGGCGCCCACATCCATCGCGAACGGCATCCACCATCTGGACCGCTCCGA
Protein-coding sequences here:
- a CDS encoding DNA-binding protein, whose product is MSDLIVKAAVKDALSDQNVSADFYDALNEEVAELLDDAAKRAEANDRKTVQPRDL
- a CDS encoding TATA-box-binding protein gives rise to the protein MSVTAESIQVENVVASSDIGQELDLETLSEDLGATDYDPDNFPGLVYRMHDPKAAALIFRSGKVVCTGAKSVDDVTTALEYVFDELRELGVDVATSPDIEIQNIVSSGDLDHTLNLNAIAIGLGLEHIEYEPEQFPGLVYRLDDPDVVALLFGSGKLVITGGKQLDDAEQALTVIENRLTDLGLLE
- the xseA gene encoding exodeoxyribonuclease VII large subunit — protein: MADAEREVDDVLSGNVLSVQELNDRIASVVQDTPALNGVRCIGEVTDLHQNSTALYFTLTDGDAELPCMLWANRYQKMDADLEDGTEVILEGDIDYWTEGGKIDLKPWEVIVVGDGDQAAAVERLRSELEERGWFDDEQKQRPPAFPERVGVVTSLRGDARYDIQNAIHEQDPTVDILVKDATVQGSEAPTSIANGIHHLDRSEEVDSIIVGRGGGSDSNLQAFNTERVAEAIFTANTPVVTAIGHTDDRLIADQVADVATITPTAAGEYIVNSREEFFAGEVKPLAQQLDAAYETFQQEHEHERELAEAVDEAAASEGLPPVYYKAAIAVLLLLLLAITGLWLGVI